In Sebastes fasciatus isolate fSebFas1 chromosome 8, fSebFas1.pri, whole genome shotgun sequence, the DNA window TTGAAGATGCAGTAAGTGCACAAGTTTACATATCCAGAAGTatggcccaatcccaatgtcgaCACTCACAGACTCATGGACTTTAAGGCCCGTTCCTGCAGAGGGTTTAGGGCTGACCCACTGTCAAATCGTAAAGTGCACCAGGGCTCTCTCACAGCTCTTTATGGGCATTTTCCATACGTccgcatttctgcagactttgcctgagggaattacccacaattcatagttTTGTGATGTTAATCACGGGGTTACCAGGGGAAGCCCGGAGGCGttaggaaaaaaagtaaacaaagacGATGACACATTGGTGTTCAGCCTGGCATATTACATTTACACAGAAACaaggatttaagatggtacataaaaatacacattacacacctggtttattcatcaacgTTTCTTATAATTTTACTTAATGATGCGTTTTGACAGAAAGAGTAAATTGATTATTTGACAATAAGGGTACCTCTTGTCTTGTAAGGCAAGAGCCTGGAAGATGTTCAAATCAggcaataaaaaagtaaaataaaaactcaTCATTGGTGTCGTAAGGGAAATGTAATATGTCTGCAGCAAAGTGTCGACCCATTTGTATGTATACCATTTCAAACTCTTGCAGCCTATCACACTCAAGCATTTACAAGGTGACAGTCAGTTCAGTCCTTAAGGGTTCAGGGGGCCTAAGGGGGGACATTGGAATTGGGCCTATGTATGTTTACAAGCTTCACTGGGCGTGGTGTGTTCACTGACACTGAAATGATGTGCAGGTGGAGTCGGTGATCAAGAAGCACAAGGAACTGCTGTTAAAGGAGAGGTACCACTTCAACATGGGATTGCTAATGGGTATGATGTCACACTTAGTTAAATATTATTGAACCCATTAAAgcctaacagacagacaggatgtcTCACTGAGCTTTTGTGTCTGTTGCAGGAGAGGCACGCTCGGCCCTAAAATGGGCTGATGGAAAGGTCATCAAAAATGAGGTGGACATGCAGGTGTGTTTTGAAAAAGAATATTATTAGAAGTAGTGTGTCTGTCATTGTATATTTGCATCTGAGGTTGTTCGGTTATTCTCACTGTATGAGAATAACTAACTAACTCTGACTTTGGTCTTAAAGGTCCTACATCTCTTAGGACCCAAGACAGAGGCTGACCTGGAGAAGAAACCTAAGGTAACACACGTCAcattatttaaaggaatagttagaTGTTTTGTGAAATACGCTTATTCATTTTCTTCCTGtgcccagccaagaaatagtccggaACATGACCTCCCCGTAGAATCACAACTTGTAGTTTTTACACTTCGCTTTTTGTGCGGAttaaataaacaagatataacatgttaattagtgagctttagaggtgctggttggTGGATTTCGTTAGCTTTGGgtagagccaggctagctgtttctgaCGGCAAACTAAAGcactgaaaatattctaaatatagtgtgtACTGACTATggaaaagtacctcatacaaccccacttcaaaacacccaaccCATCCCTTTCATATCTAATTGTTTTGCAGCCCCAGAAAGCTAAAGTCGCAGAGAATGAGGTAAAGGCGAAGAAAGAGGAGGTGGCAGTGAATGGTAAGCAGCAGATTGAAGTGAATTGAATTTTATGTTtgtgtcatgtgtttgttttttgttttttttaactgtgcTTGTTGGTTGTTCAGGTCAGGGGATGACTGGGGAGGGAAAGTCGCTCATGGAGCAGCTCAGAGGAGAAGCACTGAAGTTCCATAAAACGGGTGAGAAGGAACCACCTGAACAATTACAAGCAGCTCTGCTTGTTGCATGTTTTTCTTCACACTCCATTAAGAGCAATTTAAAGGATTTACTTACTGTTGATCTTTCGTCCTCACCTTCCATCATACAGGAGAGAACTATAAAACCGAGGGCTATGTGGTCACACCAAAGACAATGGACTTGCTTAAAAAGCACATGGAGATCACTGGTGGACAGGTACAAACTTTATATGTGTTACTTTTGGAGACGAAACATCAAAGTTATtatgtttattgattttttttctccttttcattTACGAATTCCTTTAGATTCGTACTCGTTTTCCTCCCGAGCCCAACGGTATCCTTCACATTGGACACGCCAAAGCCATCAACTTCAATTTTGGTTATGCAAAGGTACGTGTCTTTTTAGCCTCTATCATCACCGCATAAGCTTTTTAATCCTCTCTGGTGCAGCAGTTTTCTTAAAGCCTCGTCTCTTCCTGTAGGCAAACAATGGAATTTGTTTCTTGAGGTATGATGACACAAATCcagagaaggaagaggaaaagTACTTCACTGCTATCAAGGAGATGGTGGAGTGGCTCGGTGAGTTTGACTCTGTTGATTTACACCTTTTGTGATCTGATCAAAGTTTCAGGTACATTCAAGAAGATCGTTTCTTATCAATATAACTGTGTTACACAGGCTACGAACCTTACGAAGTCACCCACGCATCCGACAACTTTCAGCAACTCTACGACCTCGCTATGGATCTCGTTCGCAGGTGAGTGTAGGAACTATGTGTACATGTTGATAAACGTGCACAAGCCGGTAGATGACGTCGTATTCTTTCCGTTGTCTTCCCCTCAGGGGTCACGCGTACATTTGCCACCAGAAAGGAGAGGAACTGAAGGGCCATAACGCTCCTCCCTCCCCCTGGAGAGACCGACCCATCGAGGAGTCGCTGGTGTTATTTGAGAGGATGAAGAAGGGCCTGTTTGCTGAGGGAGAGGTTACACTCAGGATGAAGATGGTCATGGAGGATGGGAAGCTGGACCCCGTGGCGTACCGAATCAAATACACGCCGCATCATCGGACAGGAGATGAATGGTATgaaaactgttgtgttttttcacCCAGCTAGTTTCATTTAGATATTCTCACAACAAGCTGTGCTATATTTACACTCGTGTCTCATCTTTCTCTGCAGGTGCATCTACCCCACTTATGACTACACCCACTGTCTGTGTGACTCTATTGAAAAtatcacacactcactctgcaCCAAAGAGTTTCAGGCCAGGTATACACAAATTCTTTGGTGATCCGTCGTAGCTCGACACAAAAAATGCATCGTTATGTTCACCATCTTTGTTGGTTCCCTTTGTGTTTGTGACAGGCGTTCATCATACTTCTGGCTGTGCAACGCTCTGGATGTGTACTGCCCTGTTCAGTGGGAATACGGGCGCTTGAACCTCACCTACACTGTTGTGTCAAAGAGGAAAATCATCAAGCTGGTAGAGACTGGCGTCGTCAGGTAAAATAGCCATTTGctattttttttcagtctgtTAGTATAGCGAGTTTACATATAAATAGTGAGTTTACATATACATCTTCCTGTAAGTGTCCTGTAATGTCATTTTAGAGCTGTCAGTAACATTTTTGTAAACGTTAACCATGTCTGAATGACAAAAGACCACTTTAACAGCAGTGTTATGAAGTCCATGTCTGAAAGGGGCTTAAGTGTATTAAAAGCTAC includes these proteins:
- the qars1 gene encoding glutamine--tRNA ligase; amino-acid sequence: MADTLALFTSIGLSEQKAKETLKNEALSSVLKDAIIQAQRVRGASGVDKAMGTLLYSMASRLKDTKRLAFLSESIVQCKICTELQLAAALDFVKRHPQDPINQREFEEACGVGVVITPEQIEDAVESVIKKHKELLLKERYHFNMGLLMGEARSALKWADGKVIKNEVDMQVLHLLGPKTEADLEKKPKPQKAKVAENEVKAKKEEVAVNGQGMTGEGKSLMEQLRGEALKFHKTGENYKTEGYVVTPKTMDLLKKHMEITGGQIRTRFPPEPNGILHIGHAKAINFNFGYAKANNGICFLRYDDTNPEKEEEKYFTAIKEMVEWLGYEPYEVTHASDNFQQLYDLAMDLVRRGHAYICHQKGEELKGHNAPPSPWRDRPIEESLVLFERMKKGLFAEGEVTLRMKMVMEDGKLDPVAYRIKYTPHHRTGDEWCIYPTYDYTHCLCDSIENITHSLCTKEFQARRSSYFWLCNALDVYCPVQWEYGRLNLTYTVVSKRKIIKLVETGVVRDWDDPRLFTLTALRRRGFPPEAINNFCARVGVTVSQTTTEPHLLESCVRDVLNDTAPRVMAVLEPLKVTITNLPENSKSDVRVPDFPANEAKGSHTVPFTRTIFIEQSDFREVMEKGYKRLTPEQPVGLRHAGYVISVQKVIKDAQGKVVELEVNRSSSETAEKPKAFIHWVSEPLVCEVRLYERLFLHKNPEDSSEVPSGFLSDINPDSMHVISSALVDTSVKGAKFLDKFQFERVGYFSLDPDSTTDKLIFNRTVTLKEDPGKI